The genomic region GCCCGGGCGGTGGTTGTCCCGGGGTAAGGGTGTAGGCCGTGTGGTAGGTAAATCCGTCACACGTTAAGGCTGAGACCTGATGCCGAGCCGATTGTGGTGAAGTGGATGATCCTATGCTGTCGAGAAAAGCCTCTAGCGAGTTTCATGGCGGCCCGTACCCTAAACCGACTCAGGTAGTCAGGTAGAGAATACCGAGGCGTTCGGGTGAACTATGGTTAAGGAACTCGGCAAAATGCCCCCGTAACTTCGGGAGAAGGGGGGCCATCACTGGTGATCCGATTTACTCGGTGAGCTGGGGGTGGCCGCAGAGACCAGCGAGAAGCGACTGTTTACTAAAAACACAGGTCCGTGCGAAGCCGTAAGGCGATGTATACGGACTGACGCCTGCCCGGTGCTGGAACGTTAAGGGGACCGGTTAGTGCACTTTCGGGTGTGCGAAGCTGAGAACTTAAGCGCCAGTAAACGGCGGTGGTAACTATAACCATCCTAAGGTAGCGAAATTCCTTGTCGGGTAAGTTCCGACCTGCACGAATGGCGTAACGACTTCTCGACTGTCTCAACCATAGGCCCGGTGAAATTGCACTACGAGTAAAGATGCTCGTTTCGCGCAGCAGGACGGAAAGACCCCGGGACCTTTACTATAGTTTGATATTGGTGTTCGGTTCGGCTTGTGTAGGATAGGTGGGAGACTTTGAAGCGGCCACGCCAGTGGTTGTGGAGTCGTCGTTGAAATACCACTCTGGTCGTGCTGGATGTCTAACCTGGGTCCGTGATCCGGATCAGGGACAGTGTCTGATGGGTAGTTTAACTGGGGCGGTTGCCTCCTAAAGAGTAACGGAGGCGCCCAAAGGTTCCCTCAGCCTGGTTGGCAATCAGGTGTTGAGTGTAAGTGCACAAGGGAGCTTGACTGTGAGACCGACGGGTCGAGCAGGGACGAAAGTCGGGACTAGTGATCCGGCAGTGGCTTGTGGAAGCGCTGTCGCTCAACGGATAAAAGGTACCCCGGGGATAACAGGCTGATCTTCCCCAAGAGTCCATATCGACGGGATGGTTTGGCACCTCGATGTCGGCTCGTCGCATCCTGGGGCTGGAGTCGGTCCCAAGGGTTGGGCTGTTCGCCCATTAAAGCGGTACGCGAGCTGGGTTTAGAACGTCGTGAGACAGTTCGGTCCCTATCCGCTGTGCGCGTAGGAATATTGAGAAGGGCTGTCCCTAGTACGAGAGGACCGGGACGGACGAACCTCTGGTGTGCCAGTTGTCCTGCCAAGGGCATGGCTGGTTGGCTACGTTCGGAAAGGATAACCGCTGAAAGCATCTAAGCGGGAAGCCTGCTTCGAGATGAGTATTCCCACCACCTTGAGTGGTTAAGGCTCCCAGTAGACGACTGGGTTGATAGGCCAGATGTGGAAGCCCGGTAACGGGTGGAGCTGACTGGTACTAATAGGCCGAGGGCTTGTCCTCAGTTGCTCGCGTCCACTGTGTTAGTTCTGAAATAACGAACGGCCGTGTTTTGTTCCGGTGTTGGTTAATTTCATAGTGTTTCGGTGGTCATTGCGTTAGGGAAACGCCCGGTTACATTCCGAACCCGGAAGCTAAGCCTTTCAGCGCCGATGGTACTGCAGGGGGGACCCTGTGGGAGAGTAGGACGCCGCCGAACAATTATTCCGGGAAAGCCCCGTGCCCTTGTGGCACGGGGCTTTTCTGCGTTCACGGGCAGTCACAGAGGGTCACCGCTCGGATCGGACCGAAATAGTGTGGCCGGCGATGTCGAGAACCCGCGCCTGGCTTCGTCCCCGTAGTGAAGGCGGCCACAATGGGGTCGCACCAGCATCGAGGGAGACGCAATGGCCAAGTACCTGCTGCTCAAGCACTACCGTGGCGCCCCGACTCCGGTCAACGACGTGCCGATGGACCGGTGGACGCCGGAGGAGATCTCGGCTCACGTGCAGTACATGAACGACTTCGCGGCCCGGCTGGAGAAGACGGGGGAGTTCGTCGACGGTCAGGCGCTCGCCCCCGAGGGTGCGTGGGTCCGCTACGACGGGGAGGGGCGGCCGCCCGTCACCGACGGTCCGTTCGCGGAGACCAAGGACCTCATCGCCGGCTGGATGATCATCGACGTGGACAGCTACGACCGCGCCGTCGAGCTGGCCGGGGAGCTGTCTGCCGCGCCGGGGGCCGGCGGCAAGGCGATCCACGAGTGGCTGGAGGTGCGTCCGTTCCTGACCGCGCATCCCACCATCACGGAGTGACGTCCGAGATGGACGAGGTTCTGCTCAGGAGCCTCACGCCGAGCGTGCTCACCGTCCTCGTCCGCCGCGGAGCTGATTTCGCGGCGGCCGAGGACGCCGTGCAGGACGCGTTGGTCGAGGCGCTACGGGTCTGGGCGGCCGACCTGCCGCGCGACCCGAAGGGCTGGCTGGTCACCGTGGCCTGGCGCAAGTTCCTCGACGCGGCCAGGGCGGACACCGCCCGTCGCCGGCGTGAGGACCGCGTCGAGGAGGAGCCGGCGCCCGGGCCGGCGGCGGGGGTGGACGACACGCTCCAGCTCTACTTCCTGTGTGCTCACCCGTCGTTGACCCCGGCATCGGCGGTCGCGCTGACGCTGCGCGCCGTCGGTGGGCTGACCACCCGGCAGATCGCCCAGGCCTATCTGGTGCCCGAGGCGACCATGGCGCAGCGCATCAGCCGGGCCAAGCGCACCGTCTCCGGTGTGCGGTTCGACCAGCCCGGCGACGTGGCCACGGTGCTGCGCGTTCTCTATCTGGTCTTCAACGAGGGGTACTCCGGTGATGTCGACCTCGCAGCCGAGGCGATCCGGCTCACCCGGCAGCTCGCGGTCGTGATCGACCATCCCGAGGTCGCGGGGCTGCTCGCACTCATGCTGCTCCACCATGCCCGGCGTGCGGCGCGGACCGCGCCCGACGGCAGTCTGGTGCCGCTCGCCGAGCAGGACCGAGGGCTCTGGGACACCGAGTTGATCGCCGCAGGGGTGGAGATACTGCAGGCGGCGCTGGCCCGTGACCGGCTGGGTGAGTATCAGGCGCAGGCGGCGATCGCGGCGCTTCACGCCGACGCGCCTGCTGCCGAGGAGACCGACTGGGTGCAGATCGTCGAGTGGTACGACGAGCTCGCGCGCCTGACGGACAGCCCGGTGGTCCTGCTGAACCGTGCGGTGGCCGTCGGCGAGGCCGACGGGGCGCGTGCCGGTCTGGCGGCGCTCGACGGGCTGGACGATTCGCTGCCCCGCCACACGGCGGTTTCGGCGTACCTCCACGAGCGGGACGGCGACCTGGCCAGGGCGGCCCGGCTGTACGCGGAGGCGGCCCGCAAGGCGTCCAACGTCCCCGAGCGTGACCATCTGACGCGCCAGGCCGCCCGGCTCAACCGGGCCGTGCGGTGAGGGCGGCGAGGGTCGGGAACGGTGTGGAGGGCCTGGTCACCGCGGGTTCACCATGCGGGTGTCGTACGCCAGGATGACGGCTTGGACGCGGTCCCGGGACCCGGTCTTGGCGAGGATGCGGGTGACGTGCGTCTTCACCGTCGATTCGGCGAGGTGGAGGCGTTGGGCGATCTCGCTGTTCGTCCAGCCCTGTCCGATGACCGTGAGGATTTCCCTCTCCCGTTCCGTCAGCGACGCGATGCGCGGGTCCCCGTCGAGGGGGTCCTCGCCGGGTGCGGCCGGCAGGTGGTGGACGTAGGCGTCGAGCAGCCTGCGGGTGAGGCTCGGGGCGACGACCGCGTCTCCGCTCGCGACGGCGCGGATGCCGGAGAGGAGCTCCTCGGGCAGGGCGTCCTTGACGAGGAAGCCGCTCGCGCCGGCCCGCAGGCCGTCGTACGCGTACTCGTCGAGGTCGAAGGTCGTCACGATGAGGATCCGGGTGCGGGCTCCGGAGGTGACGATGCGGCGTGTGGCCTCGATGCCGTCGAGGCCGGGCATCCGGATGTCCATCAGGACGACGTCCGGGTGGTGGCGGGCGACCAGGCCGACCGCCTCCGTGCCGTTGGCCGCCTCACCGACGACGGTCATGTCGTCCTGGCTCTCCAGCAGCATGCGGAAGCCGAAGCGCTGCATGGCCTGGTCGTCGGCGATGAGTACCGTGGTCACGGCGGTGTGTCCTCCAGGGGAAGGCGAAGTCGTGTCTGCCAGCCGCCGGAGGGGAGGCGGCCCGATTCGAGTGTGCCGTTGTAGAGCGAGGCGCGCTCACGCATTCCGCTGATGCCCCGGCCGTGACCGGGGCTTCCGCTTTCCGGGGGCTGCGGGGCACCGCCGGAATCCGTGGCCCGTACCTCCAGGCCCGTCGGTGTGTACGTGAGGGTGACCTCGGCGGTGGCCTCGGGGCCGGCGTGTTTGAGGGTGTTGGTGAGGGATTCCTGGACCACCCGGTAGACGGCGAGTTGGCGTCCGGGCGAGGCGGGTTCGGACGGCGGGGTGCCGTGGACGGCCAGCCGGACGGGCAGTCCCGCTTCCCGCACGCCGGTCAGCAGGGTGTCCAGGTCGGCGAGGGAGGGCTGGGGTGCCAGGTCGGCGGCCGGGGCGGGTTCACGCAGGACGCCGAGTACGCGCCGTAGTTCCGCGAGGGCCTGCCGGCTCGTGGTGCCGATGGCTTCCAGGGCCTGGCCCGCACGTTCCGGGTTCTTGGCGGCGGCGTAGGCCCCGCCGTCGGCCAGGCCCGTGATGACGGAGAGGTTGTGGCCGATGATGTCGTGCATCTCGCGGGCGATGCGGGCGCGTTCGGCGGCCGCCGCGAGCTGGGTCTGCTGGTCACGTTCGCGTTCGAGCCGGTGGGCGCGTTCGACGAGGGCCTCGGTGTACTCGCGGCGGGTACGCACCACTATGGCGAGCAGCGTGACGAAGACGAATCCCCAGAGGTAGGAGACGAGTTGCCGGTCCGCCGTGCCGGGGATGAGGATCGCGCCGGTCGCGGCGGGGAGGCACATCGTCAGGCCGGACCAGGCGAGGGTCCGGAGGGGCAGCCGCAGGGCGATCGTGTAGACGGGGATCAGCTGGAGGAAGGCGGCCTGGACGACGGCCCCCGTCCAGATGTTGACCAGCGAGACGGGTGCCATCAGGACGAGCACCGTCACCGGCCTGCGGCGGCGCCACAGCAGCGGGACGGAGAAGCACAGGCTCATCAGGAGGACCAGTAGCTCCGGTGCCTCCCTGTTGTGGGCGACCGTGCGCCAGCCGCCGGTGCTGTAGTCGAGCACCGCGACGGCGACCCAGAAGCCGGTGACCGTGATGTCCCACAGCCTCGGCCGGCGGCGGTCGAGGGCGCGGAGCCGTTGCATGAGGTCCTGGATGTACAGGGTGAGCGGGGCGTCGCCCGGGGCCAGGTGCCCCGGGTGCGGTTTCTTGTCGTCGCTCACCCTGCCCGTCCTCCGTCCGTGCTTCACCGCGTGCCGTTACGCGTCCCTGCGGCGCAGGAGCACCGCGCCCGCGGCCAGTGACGCGCCCGCCCACAGACAGAGGGCCAGGAGCGCCGGGCCGGTGTCCGCGGTGCCCGGGATCGGGGTGGCCGAGCCGAGCGCCCCGGCGGCCTGGGTCGGGAAGTACTTCAGGACGCTGTCCACGGCATCGTACGGAAGCATGCCGAGGACCTCGGGAAGGATCAGTACGCAGCCGATGTACGCCCCGATGCTGCCGGGTACGGAGCGGAGGGTGGCGCCGAGGCCGAGGGCGATCAGGCTGAGCAGGGTGATGCCGGCCGAGTTTCCGGCGATCGCTCCGAGTACGCCCGGGTCGGTGAGTCCGGCGGCCTGGTCGGTGTCGCGCAGGAGCAGCTGTGCGGCGAGGAAGGTGATGAGAGCTGTGGCGAACATCGAGGTGAACGCGGCGACGGTGAACACCGCGGCCTTGGCCCACAGGACGGGCAGGCGGCGCGGTACGACGGTGAGCGAGGCACGGATCATGCCGGTGGAGTACTCGCCGGCCGTGACGAGGATGCCGAGGACCGTGACGCACAGCTGGCCGAGCAGGGTGCCGTAGAGGACGAGGACGACGGTGTCCACGTCGGAGTCGCCGCCGTCCGAGGTGTAGGTGGCGCCCATGACGAGCCCGACGCCGATGGTCAGCACCGCCGCCGACAGGAGGGTGATCCAGGTCGAGCGCAGGGACCGGAGTTTGTGCCACTCGGAGCGCAGGACGTGGCGTGCGGTGACGCGGTACGGGGAGGGTGCGGTGGCGGTGGTCATGCGGGGACTCCGGTCATGGGTGCGGCGGTCCGGTACTCGACGGACTCCTGGGTGAGGTCCATGAAGGCCTGCTCCAGGGAGACGGTCTGCGGGGTGAGTTCGTGGAGCGGGATGGCGTGGTCGGCGGCTGTACGTCCGATGCGGGCGGCGTCGGCGCCGTGGACGGTGAGTTCGTCGGCTGTGCCGGTGGTGATCCTCACGCCGGGGCCGGTGAGCAGGGTGCGCAGGGTGTCGGCCTGCGGGGTGACGACCTTGACGGAGGCGCCGCCCGCCGAGCGGACCAGTGCGCCGACGGTGGTGTCGGCGAGGAGCCGGCCGCGGCCGATGATGACGAGGTGGTCGGCGGTGAGCGCCATTTCGCTCATGAGGTGTGAGGAGACGAGGACCGTCCGGCCCTCCGCGGCGAGCGAGGTGAGCAGGGTGCGGATCCAGAGGACGCCTTCGGGGTCCAGCCCGTTGACCGGTTCGTCGAGGATGAGGGTCGCCGGGTCGCCGAGGAGCGCGGCGGCTATGCCGAGGCGCTGGCCCATGCCGAGCGAGAAGCCCTTGATCCTCTTGTGGGCGGCTGCGGTGAGGCCGGCCAGGTCCAGGACGTGTTCGACGCGGCTGCGGGGGATGCCGTGGGTGTGTGCGAGGGCCATGAGGTGGTTGAAGGCGGTACGCCCCGGGTGGACCGACCGGGCTTCCAGGAGGGCCCCGACCTCGGTGAGCGGTGCGGGGTGGGTGGCGTAGGCGCGGCCACCGATGGTGGACCGGCCGCCGGTGGGGGCGTCCAGCCCGAGCAGCATGCGCATGGTGGTCGACTTGCCGGCTCCGTTGGGGCCGAGGAAGCCGGTGACGGTCCCGGGGTGGACGGTGAAGTCCAGGCCGTGGACGACGGTCGTGCCCCCGTACCGCTTGGTGAGTTCGTATGCCCTGATCATGCGGTCGACGCTACGGAGCGGGCACGTGCCGGTCGTCCGACCGCGGGCTGGACGTGCGGGCGCCCGTAGTACCGGGGTACGACGCCGGGGGCGTCCCGTCGCCGGACGCCCGGTGTATGTCGTTTGCCGTGGTGGGGGCGGCGGTGCACGATCGGCGGATGGACTACGTAGTACGTGCGGTGCGGGCGGAGGAGTGGCAGCGGGCCAGGGAGATCCGGCTGGCGGCGCTGCGGGACCCCGTCGCCTCGATCGCCTTCCTGGAGACGTCCGAGCAGGCTCTGGCCAGGCCCGACGTGTTCTGGCAGGAGCGGACGGCGGGCGCTGCCGTGGGGGCGCACAGCCGTCAGTTCATCGCCGAGGCTCCCGACGGGCAGTGGGCGGGGACCGTCTCGGTGCTCGTCGAGCGGCCGGCGGGCGAGCCGGGGTTCGGGGAGGCGGCCGAGGTCGATCAGGCCCATCTGGTGGGGGTGTTCGTGCGGCCGGAGCACCGGGGGAGCGGGGTCGTGGACGCGCTGTTCCGCGAGGCGATCGACTGGGCGTGGTCGCTGGCCGGGCCGCCGCTGGAACGGGTGCGGCTCTACGTCCACGAGGCCAACGCACGTGCCGAGGCCTCCTACCGCCGGATCGGCTTCGTCCCGACCGGGCGGACGCTGCCGATGCAGGGTGATCCGGATTCCCTGGAGCTGGAGTTCGAGATCCGCCGTCAGAAGTAGAAGCGGTCAGCTCGGCCCGGGTGTGGGGAGGCGTTCCCGCCAGCGGGCACGGGCCTGTTCCTCGGAGCGGAGCAGGACCAGGGCGGGCATCCCCTGGCCCTGGCCGGTGAGGAGCAGTTCCGGCAGTTGGGGGAGAGGAGCCACGGCGGCGACGTCGTCGAGGACGAGCGTCATTGGTGGGTCGAGCCGACCGTCGGTTGACCGTGCGGCCATGCGGCGGCCGTGCTCGACCACGTGCGAGGCGAGTGCGGTGAGCAGGGGCATCGCACCGGGGTGGTGGTGAGGATCCTCGATGGGTTCGCCGACCACATAGAGCGTTCCCCCTTCTTGCGCAAAAGAATCCAGCACGAGCGCATCGGCTCGGTTGGGTGTGCACGCTTCCCGGATGTGGACCGAGGAGAGCGCCTCGAAGGCCCGCACGGTCAGTTCCTGGGCCATCTCCCGGCGTTCGGGGTAGGCGGTGAGCGCGGACTCCAGGAGCCCGGCCAGCCCGGACGCCGCCTTGGGGTGCGTACGGAGCACGCGGACCGGTTCCTGACCGCCGGAGCCGGAGGCCCAGCGGTGGACCTGGCGGAAGGGGCGGCCGTCCACGGCGGCGGCGTGCAGCCAGCACCGGAGGAGGGTCTGGGCGGTGTCGGCGACGGCCGCGTCGGCCCTGGCCAGGGGGCGGACCGGGGCGAGGAGGGCGGACGACCGGGAGCCGGCGGTGGCGGGGTCCTCGCAGCCCGCGACGGGGGACCAGTGGAGGCGGGCCGGGGTGTCGCAGAGGTGGCCGGGGTCGTAGACGACGACCGGGCCGAGCTTGCTGCGGGCGTCCTTCGTCTCGGCCCAGACGGTGGGGTCCGAGGTCACGACGAGCGCGGGGCCGTCGGCGTCCTGGATGGCCTGGACGACGGCGGGGCGGCGGGTGGCGGAGGGGCCGTAGAGGACGTGCGGGGTGCGGAGCTGGAGGCGGAGCAGCGGGCGGCACGGATCGAGCACCAGCAACGGCTGAACGAGTCGTCCGAGTCAACGGTGGCATGACATGGCACGCCAGGCACCATCCGGTTCGGGGCGCGGCGGCGAGGGCCAGGGCGGTGTCCCGGACGGGCTGCTGATCGGCCTCCTGGCCTTCCTCTTCGGGCTGACGGTCCTGGCCTGGACGGCCACCGGCCTCGCCGGGCTGTTCGCCCACGGTGGCTGGCCGGACGGCGTCACGTTCCCGCGGACGCCACTGGCGCTGCGCGCCCTGGCCGTCGACCCGACGAACCTGCCGGGCGCCTGGCCGGACACCCCGCCGGGTGAGCTCTCCGGGTACGGGCTGTTCTGGGGCCTGTTCATCGGTGAGGTGATGGTGCTGCTCGTCCTGACCGTGTTCGCGGTGGGCGTGGTGGCCCGCTGGCGGCTGGTCCGGAAGCAGAGGCGCGCCGCCCCGACACCGTACGAACCCGCCCGGGATCCCGTGCGCACAGGCCCGGCGGTCAACGAGCCCACACGGGAAGCGACGACCGCTGAAGCCAGGACGCCCGCCCCGGCCCCCAGCTCGGCGTGGACACCCGGGCGGGAGCCGTCGCCGTCCTGGATGGCCTGGACGACGGCGGCCCCGCGCTCGTCGTGACCTCGGACCCCACCGTCTGGGCCGAGACGAAGGACGCCCGCAGCAAGCTCGGCCCGGTCGTCGTCTACGACCCCGGCCACCTCTGCGACACCCCGGCCCGCCTCCACTGGTCCCCCGTCGCGGGCTGCGAGGACCCCGCCACCGCCGGCTCCCGGTCGTCCGCCCTCCTCGCCCCGGTCCGCCCCCTGGCCAGGGGGCGGACCGGGGCGAGGAGGGCGGACGACCGGGAGCCGGCGGTGGCGGGGTCCTCGCAGCCCGCGACGGGGGACCAGTGGAGGCGGGCCGGGGTGTCGCAGAGGTGGCCGGGGTCGTAGACGACGACCGGGCCGAGCTTGCTGCGGGCGTCCTTCGTCTCGGCCCAGACGGTGGGGTCCGAGGTCACGACGAGCGCGGGGCCGTCGTCCAGGCCATCCAGGACGGCGACGGCTCCCGCCCGGGTGTCCACGCCGAGCTGGGGGCCGGGGCGGGCGTCCTGGCTTCAGCGGTCGTCGCTTCCCGTGTGGGCTCGTTGACCGCCGGGCCTGTGCGCACGGGATCCCGGGCGGGTTCGTACGGTGCCGGGGCGGGTTCGTACGGTGTCGGGGCGGCGCGCCTCTGCTTCCGGACCAGCCGCCAGCGGGCCACCACGCCCACCGCGAACACGGTCAGGACGAGCAGCACCATCACCTCACCGATGAACAGGCCCCAGAACAGCCCGTACCCGGAGAGCTCACCCGGCGGGGTGTCCGGCCAGGCGCCCGGCAGGTTCGTCGGGTCGACGGCCAGGGCGCGCAGCGCCAGTGGCGTCCGCGGGAACGTGACGCCGTCCGGCCAGCCACCGTGGGCGAACAGCCCGGCGAGGCCGGTGGCCGTCCAGGCCAGGACCGTCAGCCCGAAGAGGAAGGCCAGGAGGCCGATCAGCAGCCCGTCCGGGACACCGCCCTGGCCCTCGCCGCCGCGCCCCGAACCGGATGGTGCCTGGCGTGCCATGTCATGCCACCGTTGACTCGGACGACTCGTTCAGCCGTTGCTGGTGCTCGATCCGTGCCGCCCGCTGCTCCGCCTCCAGCTCCGCGGCCCGTACGTCCTCGGGGAGCAGGTCCGCCGCCGAGCCCTCGGTCATCGCGCGGTCGGTGAAGACCAGGGGGCGTTCCGCCTCGGTGATCAGGTGCTTCACGACCTGTACGTTGCCGTTGACGTCCCATACGGCGATGCCCGGGGTCAGCGTCGGGATGATCTCGACCGCCCACCTGGGCAGGCCGATGACCTTGCCCGTCGCTCTCGCCTCGTCCGCCTTCTGGGCGTAGATCGTGCGGGTGGAGGCCATCTTCAGGATGGCCGCCGCTTCCTTCGCCGCGGCTCCGTCGACGACGTCGCTGAGGTGGTGGACGACCGCGACGAAGGAGAGACCCAGGCGCCGGCCGAACTTCAGCAGGCGCTGGAAGAGCTGCGCCACGAAGGGCGAGTTGATGATGTGCCAGGCCTCCTCGACGAGGAAGATGCGCTTCTTCCGGTCGGGCCTGATCCAGGTGTGCTCCAGCCAGACACCGACGATCGCCATGAGGATCGGCATCGCGATGGAGTTCCGGTCGATGTGCGAGAGGTCGAAGACGATCAACGGCGCGTCGAGGTCGATGCCGATCGTCGTCGGGCCGTCGAACATGCCGCGGAGGTCACCGTCGACGAGCCGGTCCAGGACGAGGGCGACGTCCAGGCCCCAGGCCCGTACGTCGTCTATGTCGACGTTCATCGCTTCGGCGGACTCGGGCTTCGGGTGGCGCAGTTGCTCCACGATGTCCATCAGGACCGGCTGACGCTCGACGATGGTGTCGTTGACGTACGCGTGTGCGACCTTGAGCGCGAAGCCGGAGCGCTCGTCGAGGCCATGCCCCATGGCCACCTCGATGATCGTACGGAGCAGGGCGAGCTGGCCCGTCGTGGTGATCGAGGGGTCGAGCGGGTTGAGCCGGATCCCGTCGTTCAGCGCGGCGGTCGGGTCGAGGCGGATGGGTGTGATGCCCAGCTCCTCGGCGATGAGGTTCCACTCACCGACGCCGTCCTCGCCCTGGGCGTCCAGGACGACGACCTGGCGGTCGCGGAAGCGGAGCTGGCGGAGCACATAGGTCTTCTCCAGCGCCGACTTGCCGTTGCCCGACTCGCCGAGCACCAGCCAGTGCGGGGCCGGCAGCTGCTGCCCGTACAGCTGGAACGGGTCGTAGATGTAGCCCTTGCCCGAATACACCTCACGCCCGATGATCACGCCGGAGTCGCCGAGGCCGGGCGCGGCGGTCGGCAGGTAGACGGCCTGGGCCTGGCCCGTCGACGTACGCACCGGAAGCCGGGTCGTCTCCACGTTCCCGAAGAGGAAGGCGGTGAACGCATCCGACAACGCGGACAGCGGATCTCGCATGGCGTGACTGCCCTCTCGTTAGCGACGGATGCCGGTGGCGAACGGCAAGGTGTTCACAAAGGCGCGATGGTGCTCCCGGTCGCACCACTCCAGCTTGAGATACGACTTGCCGGCCGAGGCCCGGATCGTCCGCTTGTCGCGGGCGAGTGCCTCGGGGGACCGGGACGACACGGTGATGTACCCCACCAGATTCACCCCGGCCGCGCCGCTCGCCAGATCTTCACCCCGCTGGTCGAGCCGCCCGTGGGCGGCGATGTCGCGCGGGTCGACCGTGCGGTTCATCTTGGCCTGGCGGCTCGCTTCGGCGTCGTCGTTGGTCTTCTCCGTCAGCATGCGCTCGATGGCGACCTCGGTGGGTTCGAGATCCATGGTGACCGCGACCGTACGGATCACGTCGGGCGTGTGCACGAGGAGGGGAGCGAGGAAGTTGACGCCGACAGGAGTCATCGGCCATTCCTTCACCCAGGCCGTCGAGTGGCACCAGGGGGCGCGCGTCGTCGACTCGCGGGTCTTGGCCTGGAGGAAGGTCGGCTCCACCGCGTCGAGTTCGGCCGGCCAGGCGTTGCGCTTCGTCATCGCCTGGATGTGGTCGATCGGGTGGTCCGGGTCGTACATCGAGTGCACGAGGGAGGCCAGCCGGCTCTGGCCGAGCGGCTGGCGGACCCGGATGTCCGCCTCGGCGAGGCGGGCGCAGATGTCGGTCAGCTCGCGTGCCATGACGACGGCGAGTCCCGCGTCGCGGTCGATCCTGCGGCCGCCCTTGGGGCGTACGGCACGGGCCATGGCGTTCGCCTCGGCCGCCAGGTCGCGGCTGTAGTGCATGCAGGCGACGAGGTAGGCGCGGTGCTGCTCGCTGGAGGTCGACACCATCGACTGGAGCTGGTCGTAGGACTCCTGGAGCCAGCCGGGCGCCGACCTGTCACCACGCTGGGCGACGTCCTTGGCGTGGGCGTCGGGGTCGGCGGGCAGCGTACGGGCCAGCATCTGGAGACGGGTCACGAAGCCGTCGCCGTTGGCCACGTGCTTGAGCAGGGTGCCGAAGCGGTCGACCAGGGCCTCCTGGTCCTCGCTGTCACGCAGGCCGACTCCGGGGCCCTCGATCTCGATGGCGGCGGTGACCGTACGCCGGTCGGCGTGGAGCAGGACGGCGATCTCGTCAGGGCCGAACGGTGCGGCGAGCCAGCTGATCCGGCCGATGCCGGGCGGCGGCCCGATCTCCACCTCACGCCCGTCGGCGCTGACCCCGGCCTCCATGGCGGAGGAACGGTAGGCCGTGCCACGGCGCAGGGTGCGCTTGAAGCTGCGGTTGATCTCGAACCATTTGTAGAAGGTTCGGCCCTTGTACGGGAAGTACACGACGGCGAGGGCCAGCATGGGAAAGCCCACGAGTGTCACGATCCGGAGGGAGAGGACCGGGACGAGGAGTCCGCTCATCATGCCGAGGAACGCTCCGGCGATGATCAGCGCGATCTCGCCCGTCTCACGGTTCTTGCCGACGATCGCGTTCGGCCGGGCGCGGCCGATGAGATACGTACGGCGGGGCGCGATCGTGTGGGACTGGGTCGTCAACGCCCTCCACCTCCTGTGCTCGTGTTACCTGTGCTGCCTGAACCGCCTCGTGAGGAGCGGCTGCTGTGAGGGGTGCCGGAGGTGGGTCCGGACCCGCTGCGGGGCGAGGGCGCGGAGCCGCCTCCGCCCGGGGTGCGGGAGCTGTG from Streptomyces sp. QL37 harbors:
- a CDS encoding ATP-binding protein; the protein is MRDPLSALSDAFTAFLFGNVETTRLPVRTSTGQAQAVYLPTAAPGLGDSGVIIGREVYSGKGYIYDPFQLYGQQLPAPHWLVLGESGNGKSALEKTYVLRQLRFRDRQVVVLDAQGEDGVGEWNLIAEELGITPIRLDPTAALNDGIRLNPLDPSITTTGQLALLRTIIEVAMGHGLDERSGFALKVAHAYVNDTIVERQPVLMDIVEQLRHPKPESAEAMNVDIDDVRAWGLDVALVLDRLVDGDLRGMFDGPTTIGIDLDAPLIVFDLSHIDRNSIAMPILMAIVGVWLEHTWIRPDRKKRIFLVEEAWHIINSPFVAQLFQRLLKFGRRLGLSFVAVVHHLSDVVDGAAAKEAAAILKMASTRTIYAQKADEARATGKVIGLPRWAVEIIPTLTPGIAVWDVNGNVQVVKHLITEAERPLVFTDRAMTEGSAADLLPEDVRAAELEAEQRAARIEHQQRLNESSESTVA
- a CDS encoding SCO6880 family protein: MTTQSHTIAPRRTYLIGRARPNAIVGKNRETGEIALIIAGAFLGMMSGLLVPVLSLRIVTLVGFPMLALAVVYFPYKGRTFYKWFEINRSFKRTLRRGTAYRSSAMEAGVSADGREVEIGPPPGIGRISWLAAPFGPDEIAVLLHADRRTVTAAIEIEGPGVGLRDSEDQEALVDRFGTLLKHVANGDGFVTRLQMLARTLPADPDAHAKDVAQRGDRSAPGWLQESYDQLQSMVSTSSEQHRAYLVACMHYSRDLAAEANAMARAVRPKGGRRIDRDAGLAVVMARELTDICARLAEADIRVRQPLGQSRLASLVHSMYDPDHPIDHIQAMTKRNAWPAELDAVEPTFLQAKTRESTTRAPWCHSTAWVKEWPMTPVGVNFLAPLLVHTPDVIRTVAVTMDLEPTEVAIERMLTEKTNDDAEASRQAKMNRTVDPRDIAAHGRLDQRGEDLASGAAGVNLVGYITVSSRSPEALARDKRTIRASAGKSYLKLEWCDREHHRAFVNTLPFATGIRR